From a single Papaver somniferum cultivar HN1 unplaced genomic scaffold, ASM357369v1 unplaced-scaffold_19, whole genome shotgun sequence genomic region:
- the LOC113339007 gene encoding 40S ribosomal protein S25-2-like: MAPKKEKAPPPSSKPAKSGGGKQKKKKWSKGKQKEKVNNMVLFDQASYDKLISEALKYKLITPSVLCDRLRINGSLARRAIRDLVAKGLIRMVSTHSSQQIYTRATNT, from the exons ATGGCACCAAAGAAAGAGAAAGCTCCACCGCCGTCTTCCAAACCAGCCAAATCTGGCGGAGGCaagcagaagaagaag AAATGGAGCAAAGGAAAGCAAAAGGAGAAGGTGAACAACATGGTTTTGTTTGATCAAGCAAGTTATGATAAGCTTATTTCAGAAGCACTCAAGTACAAGCTTATTACTCCTTCAGTCTTGTGTGACAGACTTAGG ATTAATGGATCCCTAGCTCGTAGGGCAATCAGGGATTTGGTAGCAAAGGGTTTGATCAGGATGGTTTCAACTCATTCCAGCCAGCAGATTTACACCAGAGCCACCAACACTTAG